The proteins below come from a single Pseudomonadota bacterium genomic window:
- a CDS encoding DUF721 domain-containing protein, with amino-acid sequence MQRAGNFSNNQASNKATQGALGADRSEVPNAGASNTGTVQTTEYKKPFVRRRRPGVNTDLTLIKGILSKALAYKGLDKKIERYEFILHWREIVGERFADISKPECISRRVLIVEVKHSVWAQELAFMKPALLQKLALYLKKGDIVNDMIFRVS; translated from the coding sequence ATGCAGAGGGCCGGTAATTTTAGTAATAATCAAGCTTCGAATAAGGCGACGCAGGGTGCTCTAGGTGCTGACCGTTCAGAAGTTCCCAATGCAGGGGCTTCTAATACTGGAACTGTGCAAACTACTGAGTATAAGAAGCCTTTTGTGCGTCGGCGACGTCCCGGAGTCAATACAGACCTAACGCTTATAAAGGGCATACTGTCAAAGGCTCTTGCTTATAAGGGGCTCGATAAAAAAATTGAGCGCTACGAATTTATCCTGCATTGGCGTGAGATAGTAGGGGAACGGTTCGCCGACATCTCAAAGCCTGAATGCATCTCTCGGCGTGTGCTGATCGTAGAGGTAAAACATTCGGTTTGGGCTCAGGAGCTAGCCTTTATGAAACCGGCATTACTGCAAAAACTTGCGCTGTACCTCAAAAAAGGTGACATCGTAAACGATATGATCTTTAGGGTTTCATAG
- the rsmD gene encoding 16S rRNA (guanine(966)-N(2))-methyltransferase RsmD codes for MRVIGGTAKGRALKAVPGDSTRPILDRVKVPLFDILRPTLAGISVLDLFGGTGSVGIEALSQGAAHCVFLDTNVRAIATIKHNLEVTQLAAQAEVRHTDAFIYLKNSSKSFDLIYVAPPQYEGIWIEIMRSLAERPHLLKARGSIIVQIDPKEYEPLELACLQETQQRKYGSTILIFYAMKP; via the coding sequence ATGCGCGTTATAGGCGGCACAGCAAAGGGGCGGGCTCTCAAGGCGGTTCCTGGAGATTCAACTAGGCCTATCCTTGACCGGGTAAAGGTGCCCCTTTTTGATATCCTGCGCCCGACCCTCGCTGGAATCTCAGTACTAGATCTATTTGGAGGAACGGGGAGTGTGGGCATCGAGGCGCTCAGTCAGGGGGCCGCTCATTGTGTCTTCTTAGACACAAACGTGCGCGCGATCGCCACAATCAAGCACAACCTAGAGGTAACACAGCTCGCAGCACAGGCCGAGGTACGCCATACGGATGCCTTTATCTATCTAAAAAATTCAAGCAAAAGCTTTGACCTGATCTACGTCGCTCCTCCGCAGTACGAGGGAATTTGGATAGAGATTATGCGCTCACTCGCCGAGCGTCCTCACCTGCTCAAGGCTCGTGGGAGTATCATCGTTCAGATCGATCCGAAGGAATATGAGCCGCTCGAACTAGCCTGCCTTCAGGAGACTCAACAACGCAAGTATGGCAGCACTATTCTGATTTTCTACGCTATGAAACCCTAA
- a CDS encoding dihydrolipoamide acetyltransferase family protein: protein MKIEMLMPQMGESIAEATISKWRKKPGDTVEKDEIILEISTDKVDSEIPAPAAGTLSELLFNEGDVVPVKTKIAIIDTVGGAAAPTTNGSSNVAKAQAASTLPPKQTSTPAAEESERFYSPLVKGLAEKHSVSLTELASITGSGNGGRLNKEDLLDYVSNRSNKAAPVATKPVATKSATPELPSAEWGADGTRVVMMDGMRQAIADHMVRSKHTSPHVYSIQEVDVTNIANWRAKNKSAFEKSEGFNLSFTPFFLEATARALEAFPYVNCSLDGKKIILKKHVNLGCAVALGNTGLIVPVIKRAEEKNLVGLARSLNDLALRARSKKLVPDDVAGGTFTVTNPGVFGTIIGTPIINQPQVAILCLGAIKKRPVVIDDMIAIRQICYLTLSYDHRVVDGSLGGQFLAFIRDYLENWDMKRTL, encoded by the coding sequence ATGAAGATTGAGATGTTAATGCCACAGATGGGTGAGTCGATTGCAGAGGCTACCATCTCCAAGTGGCGCAAGAAGCCAGGCGATACCGTTGAGAAGGATGAGATTATCCTCGAGATCTCAACCGATAAGGTTGATTCAGAAATTCCGGCCCCCGCCGCAGGAACTTTATCCGAGCTGCTCTTTAATGAGGGCGACGTTGTTCCGGTAAAAACTAAGATAGCAATTATAGACACAGTTGGTGGCGCTGCGGCACCAACAACAAATGGCTCCAGTAATGTCGCCAAGGCTCAAGCAGCTTCAACGTTACCTCCAAAGCAAACCTCTACACCAGCGGCAGAGGAGAGCGAGCGTTTCTACTCTCCACTCGTTAAGGGACTGGCTGAGAAGCACAGTGTTTCACTGACAGAGCTCGCCTCCATAACAGGTTCAGGTAATGGTGGGCGTCTTAACAAAGAAGATCTGCTCGACTACGTTTCAAATCGCTCAAACAAAGCTGCCCCAGTTGCTACTAAGCCAGTTGCTACTAAATCAGCAACTCCAGAGCTACCTAGCGCCGAGTGGGGCGCCGATGGCACGCGCGTGGTTATGATGGATGGAATGCGACAAGCGATCGCTGATCATATGGTGCGCTCAAAGCATACCAGTCCGCACGTCTACTCGATTCAAGAGGTTGATGTTACAAACATTGCCAACTGGCGCGCTAAAAATAAGAGCGCTTTTGAAAAAAGCGAGGGCTTTAACCTAAGCTTTACCCCGTTCTTCCTAGAAGCCACAGCACGGGCCCTGGAGGCCTTCCCGTACGTGAATTGCTCCCTAGATGGCAAGAAGATAATCCTCAAAAAGCATGTCAACCTTGGCTGCGCCGTGGCGCTCGGTAATACGGGCCTAATCGTGCCGGTTATTAAGCGCGCCGAAGAGAAGAACCTAGTTGGTCTCGCTCGTTCGCTAAATGATCTGGCGCTGCGTGCACGTAGCAAAAAACTCGTGCCGGATGATGTAGCTGGTGGAACATTCACGGTCACAAATCCTGGAGTGTTCGGCACCATCATCGGAACTCCGATTATTAATCAACCGCAGGTTGCGATACTCTGTCTTGGGGCTATTAAGAAACGCCCCGTTGTGATCGACGATATGATCGCTATTAGACAGATCTGCTACCTCACCCTTTCCTACGATCACCGTGTAGTCGATGGCTCTCTCGGTGGACAGTTCCTAGCCTTTATCAGGGACTACCTTGAGAACTGGGACATGAAGCGTACTCTTTAA
- a CDS encoding thymidine kinase → MAKLYFRYGPVGSAKTLNLLAVAHSYDQQKKSVLVIKPALDTRFGHDTVKSRAGLERTADILVTPETILDRTRFIGINCVLVDEAQFLSAALVNQLREISCELDIPIICYGLRTDFRTELFEGAKRLLELADEISEVKTTCFFCDSRALFNLKLSNGKPTRDGPAIDLGAEEKYLPVCARCYSGKFATAPHKL, encoded by the coding sequence GTGGCGAAACTTTATTTCAGATATGGGCCGGTTGGTAGTGCAAAGACACTGAACCTACTGGCGGTTGCGCACTCCTACGATCAACAGAAAAAGTCGGTCCTCGTTATAAAGCCAGCACTCGATACCCGCTTCGGCCATGATACCGTTAAATCACGCGCGGGACTTGAGCGTACTGCAGATATCCTGGTTACACCGGAAACGATCCTTGATCGCACGAGATTTATAGGAATAAATTGTGTGCTTGTAGATGAGGCGCAGTTTCTTAGCGCCGCGCTCGTTAATCAGCTCCGTGAGATTTCGTGCGAACTCGATATCCCGATCATCTGTTACGGACTCCGTACCGATTTTAGAACCGAGCTCTTTGAAGGGGCTAAACGACTGCTTGAACTCGCCGATGAGATCTCAGAGGTCAAAACGACCTGCTTCTTTTGCGATAGCCGCGCCCTGTTTAACCTTAAGCTTAGCAACGGCAAGCCCACCCGTGATGGGCCAGCTATCGACCTGGGAGCCGAGGAGAAGTACCTGCCTGTCTGCGCCCGCTGTTATTCCGGTAAATTTGCAACCGCACCCCACAAACTATAA